Proteins from one Pyrococcus kukulkanii genomic window:
- the fbp gene encoding fructose-1,6-bisphosphate aldolase/phosphatase, which produces MAVGEKITISVIKADVGGWPGHSRVHPALIERAKEVLSEAQKEGTLIDFYVTYAGDDLQLIMTHKKGVDSSEIHGLAWEAFKKATEVAKELGLYGAGQDLLKDAFSGNVRGLGPSVAEMEITLRKSEPIVTFHLDKTEPGAFNLPIFRMFADPFNTAGLVIDPKMHMGFRFEIWDIYDHKKVIMSSPEEMYDILALIGAKGRYVIKRVYPKKGHPIPEDEPVAVVSTEKLYEIAGEYVGKDDPVAIVRAQSGLPALGEVLEPFAFPHLVSGWMRGSHNGPLMPVPLKYATPTRFDGPPRAVALGWQISPEGKLIGPVDLFDDPAFDWARQKAMEITDYMRRHGPFEPHRLPLEEMEYTTLPGVLEKLKNRFEPVE; this is translated from the coding sequence ATGGCAGTGGGAGAGAAGATCACCATAAGCGTAATTAAGGCTGACGTCGGCGGTTGGCCTGGGCACTCGAGAGTTCACCCTGCCCTAATAGAGAGGGCAAAGGAGGTTCTAAGCGAAGCCCAGAAGGAGGGGACTCTAATAGACTTTTACGTCACGTACGCTGGAGATGATCTACAGTTAATAATGACCCACAAGAAGGGCGTTGACAGCTCCGAAATTCACGGTCTCGCATGGGAGGCATTTAAGAAGGCCACCGAAGTCGCCAAAGAACTTGGATTATACGGTGCAGGTCAGGATCTCCTAAAGGATGCATTCAGCGGGAACGTCAGAGGATTAGGCCCAAGTGTTGCCGAGATGGAGATTACGCTGAGGAAGAGCGAGCCCATAGTCACCTTCCACCTAGACAAGACGGAGCCCGGAGCTTTCAACTTACCGATATTCAGGATGTTTGCTGATCCATTCAACACTGCCGGTCTAGTAATCGATCCAAAGATGCACATGGGGTTCAGGTTCGAGATCTGGGACATCTACGACCACAAGAAGGTCATCATGAGCTCACCCGAGGAGATGTATGATATTCTTGCATTAATAGGGGCAAAGGGTAGGTACGTGATCAAGAGGGTCTATCCAAAGAAGGGTCACCCAATACCAGAGGACGAGCCCGTTGCGGTGGTCTCAACTGAAAAACTCTATGAAATTGCCGGAGAGTACGTTGGTAAGGACGACCCAGTTGCAATAGTTAGGGCTCAGAGCGGTCTTCCAGCCCTTGGAGAGGTTCTCGAGCCATTCGCCTTCCCACACTTGGTCAGCGGGTGGATGAGGGGTTCGCACAACGGCCCACTAATGCCAGTCCCGCTCAAGTACGCAACGCCAACTAGGTTCGATGGACCGCCAAGGGCGGTAGCGTTAGGATGGCAGATCAGCCCAGAAGGGAAGCTGATCGGTCCAGTTGACCTGTTCGACGATCCAGCCTTCGACTGGGCCAGGCAGAAGGCCATGGAGATTACGGACTACATGAGGAGGCACGGGCCGTTCGAGCCACACAGATTGCCCCTTGAAGAGATGGAGTACACTACGCTCCCAGGGGTCCTCGAAAAGTTAAAGAACAGGTTTGAGCCAGTGGAGTGA
- the snatA gene encoding neutral amino acid NAAT transporter SnatA produces the protein MEGLKSFILMYAGLFAITNPIGAVPVFMGVVSHLPIEKRHEVARKVSITVLVTLITFALIGQWIFKFFGSSVDAFAIAGGILLFRMGMEMLSGKLSSVKIDEEEVTLEEVAVIPLAIPLISGPGAITTVMLYTTRENPVIVILTIITVSVTVYLILSSGNKIIEKMGRVGIKVTTRMMGLILTSMAVQMIINGIKGAFNL, from the coding sequence ATGGAAGGTCTAAAGTCTTTTATCCTTATGTACGCTGGTCTGTTTGCAATAACCAACCCCATTGGAGCGGTTCCCGTTTTTATGGGCGTTGTAAGTCACCTTCCCATAGAGAAGAGACACGAAGTAGCCAGGAAAGTGTCAATAACAGTTCTAGTGACTTTGATAACCTTTGCCCTGATAGGCCAGTGGATATTCAAGTTCTTTGGGTCAAGCGTTGATGCCTTCGCAATTGCCGGTGGAATATTGCTGTTCAGAATGGGAATGGAGATGCTATCCGGAAAGCTCTCTTCAGTAAAGATAGACGAGGAGGAGGTAACATTAGAGGAAGTTGCTGTAATTCCTTTAGCAATTCCGCTGATCTCCGGCCCTGGAGCCATAACCACGGTTATGCTGTACACGACTAGGGAGAATCCAGTGATTGTCATTTTGACAATAATCACCGTAAGTGTTACGGTCTATCTTATCTTATCGTCGGGTAACAAGATAATCGAGAAGATGGGTCGAGTGGGAATTAAGGTAACGACGAGAATGATGGGACTAATCCTTACATCAATGGCTGTTCAAATGATAATAAATGGAATAAAAGGAGCATTCAATCTCTGA
- the thyX gene encoding FAD-dependent thymidylate synthase, translating to MVKVKLVNYTPKPLETITWAALISYWDEWSTEAFENVNKADVEKHLPKILGYGHESILEHATFTFAIEGCSRVCTHQLVRHRIASYTQQSQRYTVLNPKNIEETFVIPESIKKNKAIYEKWKKFMKDAIDLYIETYKSGIHQEDARFILPQAVRTKIVVTMNLRELKHFFGLRLCERAQWEIREVAWKMLEELAKREDIRPIIKWAKLGPRCIQLGYCPERELMPPGCFQRTKKRWNDLLNVTK from the coding sequence ATGGTAAAGGTTAAGCTCGTAAATTACACTCCTAAGCCACTTGAGACCATAACCTGGGCCGCCCTTATAAGCTACTGGGATGAGTGGAGCACTGAGGCCTTTGAGAACGTGAATAAAGCCGATGTTGAGAAGCACCTTCCAAAAATTCTAGGCTATGGACACGAGAGTATACTTGAGCATGCAACCTTCACGTTCGCCATAGAGGGATGCTCAAGGGTCTGTACTCACCAGCTGGTTAGGCATAGGATAGCAAGCTATACACAGCAGAGTCAAAGGTACACGGTCTTAAACCCAAAAAACATCGAAGAAACGTTCGTAATTCCAGAGAGCATTAAGAAGAACAAGGCAATTTACGAAAAATGGAAAAAGTTTATGAAAGATGCAATAGACCTATACATAGAGACGTACAAGAGTGGAATCCACCAAGAAGATGCCAGGTTTATTCTCCCCCAAGCCGTTAGAACCAAGATAGTAGTGACGATGAACCTTAGGGAGCTTAAGCACTTCTTCGGGTTAAGGCTCTGCGAGAGGGCGCAGTGGGAAATCAGGGAGGTAGCTTGGAAGATGCTCGAAGAGTTAGCGAAAAGAGAGGACATAAGGCCCATCATAAAGTGGGCGAAGCTAGGACCAAGGTGTATTCAGCTTGGCTACTGTCCCGAGAGAGAGTTAATGCCCCCAGGATGCTTTCAAAGGACTAAAAAGCGGTGGAATGACCTCTTGAATGTTACTAAATAA